A stretch of DNA from Campylobacter concisus:
TTTACTCCTCGTAAAAAACAATTTTTAATTATATTAACTATATTTAAAATTTAAGATTAAATTTTACTGCTGGATATCTACTCGAAAAAATTTATATGAGTTTATTTTGCATGACTACAACTAGAAGACTTGTCTAAAACAAATTTAATAAAATAAGCGATGGCGAAAATTGAGTCTAGAGCATCACAATATTGATAGAAATTTACATAACATGGCTTATTTAAGCCATAAATATATAAATTTAAGACTGAATGCTCTCCTCTTCATTTTTTATCTTTTTTCTAACTTTTACACGTGAGATACTGGCTCCATCCATCTTTCTTACTTCGTAGTAGCAGTTTTCATCCTCGATCTTATCACCTACAACTGGCAAGCGACCAATTAGATTGAATACATATCCACCGATCGTTACTTGATCTGTCTCTTCGTCAAAGCTTATGCCAAGAACCTCTTCAACACTCTCTAGATCATATCTGCCTTGAAATTCGTAAATATTGTCATTTATCTTTTTATAGTGCTGATCAACTTCATCGTGCTCATCATTAAAATCACCAAGCACCTCTTCCATGATATCTTCCATCGTAAGAAGTCCGGCTGTGCCGCCATACTCATCGACTACGAGTGCTGCTGAAATTTGCTCTTTATTCATCATTACAAGTACTTTTGAAATAGAAAGGCTCTCAGGCACTATGACAAATTTACGAACAATTGAGTCAAAACTCTTTTCTTTGTCTTTACTAAAGTGAAGTTGCAAAATATCTCTAATGTGTATCATGCCCAAAATAATATCTTTTGAGCCGTCTATATAAGGAAAGCGAGTGTATTTTGACTCAAATACGACTTGCAAATTCTCTTCAAAACTCTTTTGTTTATTTATACAGATCATATCACGCCTTGGCGTCATGATCTCTTTTGCGACTGTGTCGCTAAAATCAACTGCATTTTTAATAATCTCAGTCTCAAAACTATCAAGCACACCGCCCTTTAAGCTCTCACCAACGATGATTTTTATCTCTTCTTCAGAGTGGGCTAGCTCATTTTCTTTAGCTGGCTGGATGCCTAAAATTTTAAGTCCAATGGTCGCTAAAATATCAAAAAGCTTAATTACAGGCGAAAATAGCACCCAGAAAAAGTGAAGTGGACGAGCGATTTTTAACACTGAAGTCTCGGCCTTTGCGATAGCAACTGACTTTGGCACAAGCTCACCCATTACAACGTGAAGTAACGTAATAAGCGTAAATGCGATCGCAAAACCAACCGTATGAACTAAGATATCACTAAAGTTGAAGAAATTTTTAAGCGGTGCTTCTATAAGTCTTGCAACTGCTGGCTCACCGATCCAACCAAGAGCAAGTGAGCTTAGTGTGATACCAAGCTGAGTAGCACTAAGATAAGTATCAAGCTTGTTTGACATCTCAAAGGCAAGCTGAGCGTTTGGTTTTTTTTCTTTGATAAGCTCTTCAAGTCTAGACTTACGAACTTTAACAAGAGAAAATTCTGATAAAACAAAAAAGGCATTTAGTAAAATGAATACAATGGCAAGTATTACCATTAAAAGCGAATTATCGCTACTGGGGTTCAATTATGATCCTTAAGAGTTAAAAATTTTTGCCTGATTATAGCGAATTTATATTTAGCGGTCAAATTATCCACGCCCAAAAGTAACAACATTTCTTAAATTTAAGATTTATAAAAAGTTCTTAAATCATATTTTGATAACATTATTTTCATCACTAAATTTATGGATTTTACAATGAGCAAAAAGAATTTTTCATCGCGCTGGGCATTTATATTGGCCTGTGTTGGATCAGCAGTTGGCATGGCAAATGTCTGGGGCTTTCCTTATAAACTTGGCACAAATGGCGGTGCAGCGTTTTTACTCATCTATGTTTTTTTCATAGCTCTTTTTTCATACGTTGGTCTAAGTGCGGAGTATGCGATTGGCAGACGTGCAAAAACTGGTACGCTTGGATCATATAAATATGCTTGGCAAAGTAGAAAATTAGGCGTATTTGGTAGTATTATTGGTTGGCTTCCACTTGCTGGTTCACTTTGTATAGCCATCGGCTACGCAGTCATCATCGCCTACGTGCTAAAAGCCCTTACTCAGGCACTTACTGGCTCATTTATGAGCGTTGATACGAACGTTTGGTTTAACTCATTTGCACTTCAAGATTACTCAGTCTTGCCTTATCATTTTATTATCGTTGTTGGCACGCTTCTTACACTATTTTTTGGGGCAAAAAGTATCGAAAAAACAAATCAAATAATGATGCCACTGTTTTTTGTATTATTTAGCATTTTGGCTATAAATGTCGCGATGCTACCAAATGCGTTTGATGGGTATAAATTCCTTTTTATTCCTGACTTTAGTAAGCTTGCAGACCCGATGGTATGGGTTTCTGCGATGGGTCAAGCCTTTTTCTCGCTCTCTATCACAGGATCTGGCATGATAGTTTATGGAGCTTACCTTTCAAAAGATGAAGATATCGTTGAAAGTGCTAAAACTACGGCCTTTTTTGATACTATCGCAGCTCTTGTGGCGGCTCTTGTTATGATCCCAGCAGTCTTTGCCTACGCTATGGATCCAG
This window harbors:
- a CDS encoding hemolysin family protein, encoding MVILAIVFILLNAFFVLSEFSLVKVRKSRLEELIKEKKPNAQLAFEMSNKLDTYLSATQLGITLSSLALGWIGEPAVARLIEAPLKNFFNFSDILVHTVGFAIAFTLITLLHVVMGELVPKSVAIAKAETSVLKIARPLHFFWVLFSPVIKLFDILATIGLKILGIQPAKENELAHSEEEIKIIVGESLKGGVLDSFETEIIKNAVDFSDTVAKEIMTPRRDMICINKQKSFEENLQVVFESKYTRFPYIDGSKDIILGMIHIRDILQLHFSKDKEKSFDSIVRKFVIVPESLSISKVLVMMNKEQISAALVVDEYGGTAGLLTMEDIMEEVLGDFNDEHDEVDQHYKKINDNIYEFQGRYDLESVEEVLGISFDEETDQVTIGGYVFNLIGRLPVVGDKIEDENCYYEVRKMDGASISRVKVRKKIKNEEESIQS
- a CDS encoding sodium-dependent transporter, which translates into the protein MSKKNFSSRWAFILACVGSAVGMANVWGFPYKLGTNGGAAFLLIYVFFIALFSYVGLSAEYAIGRRAKTGTLGSYKYAWQSRKLGVFGSIIGWLPLAGSLCIAIGYAVIIAYVLKALTQALTGSFMSVDTNVWFNSFALQDYSVLPYHFIIVVGTLLTLFFGAKSIEKTNQIMMPLFFVLFSILAINVAMLPNAFDGYKFLFIPDFSKLADPMVWVSAMGQAFFSLSITGSGMIVYGAYLSKDEDIVESAKTTAFFDTIAALVAALVMIPAVFAYAMDPAEGPKLLFVTLPKILQNMIGGQIFAIILFTAVIFGGITSLQNMFEVVAESLMHKFPFLSRFWTLTLLCAVCFGIGAFMEPISSWGPWMDFVSIYIIPIGAVIGAISWFWIIKKDEILDEINSGANKSYGNFWYFVGKFIYVPLTFLLCIIAVSKGISF